In one Lycium barbarum isolate Lr01 chromosome 7, ASM1917538v2, whole genome shotgun sequence genomic region, the following are encoded:
- the LOC132603669 gene encoding LRR receptor-like serine/threonine-protein kinase GSO1: protein MEKTLYFYAKLLLLHSLMASLTALAAAATTNTTTDLSVLLSLKSHIITTTEHYNMLSHNWSSDTSICHWAGVTCSTSQRVTGLNISNMGITGTVPPQLGNLSFLVSLDLQGNKFGGELPTWFHLLPELKYLSLGNNSFNGNITGSLFSSKKLHTLILSYNSLQGPVPRECGNATLLEILNLGHNKLTGVIPDEIGNLHNLKMLVMTSNDLEGSIPLNVFNISSLEVIDLSNNSLSGTLPQSLCFNLRTLGELSLDTNNLHGHLPTSLSGCSALQTLSLFENEFSGSIPREIGNLTLLKTLFLMGNNLTGVIPAEMKNLHKLELFLLSYNMLTGPIPSGIFNNSFLKMIDLTGNHITGNLPSTIGYGLPNIQRIHLVQNNMDGVIPSSISNCSGLTHLDIQRNEFRGIIPDSLGNLRLLECLGLAGNNFQADLSLSFITSLTNCRYLTDLWISQNPLNGILPSSIGNVSSTLRVFHASNCKLKGRIPKEIGNLSQLIKLDLMGNDLIGLIPSTIRGLKQLQGLRLQGNKIEGSISEGLCEMQNLAYLHLGQNFLRGPIPECLGSVTSLRSIFLGSNGLTSTIPTNIWNLKDLLELNVSSNHLNGLLPLEMGNLQAITVLELSNNDFTGEIPDFAGGLLALTTLSLANNKFEGPIPEPMGRMLSLVLLDLSHNRLSKEIPKSFETLKYLKYFNVSFNELSGEIPTSGPFRNFTGQSFLFNAALCGDPRFNVTSCTTSGAKRKRIIVAVCASMGMALMVILLTLAYLLVKLRDRNKLPRQKDIELEISRRLSYFELVKATGGFSQCNLIGSGSYSSVYKGVLANGMILAVKVFKLQLEGTFSSFYTECEVLRSLRHRNLTKVISSCSNPDFKALVLEYMSNGSLEEWLHSNDNFLNGIQRLDIMIDVANALEYLHHGYSTPVVHCDIKPSNVLLDEDMTAHVTDFGVSKLLSEGESISHTKTLATLGYIAPEYGLQGVVSTKSDIYSFGILLMETFTRRRPSSDMFSGDLTLKYWIRGSMPNDLIKVIDPNLLSEDEKHLMEKLKVFSSIMELALHCCAESPSKRINMKDARVTLEKVKLQFMHVGQGPTE from the exons GTGATACATCAATTTGCCACTGGGCAGGAGTGACCTGTAGTACTAGCCAAAGAGTGACTGGATTAAACATTTCTAACATGGGTATTACTGGAACAGTTCCTCCACAACTAGGAaatctttcttttcttgtttccTTGGACTTGCAAGGCAACAAATTTGGAGGAGAATTGCCTACATGGTTTCATTTGTTGCCAGAGTTGAAATACTTGTCTCTTGGAAATAACAGCTTTAATGGAAATATTACTGGTTCTCTCTTTAGCTCAAAGAAATTACATACTTTAATTCTATCCTATAATTCTCTTCAAGGTCCAGTTCCAAGAGAGTGCGGAAATGCAACGTTACTGGAAATATTAAACCTTGGGCATAACAAGTTGACAG GTGTGATTCCAGATGAGATTGGTAATCTTCATAACCTAAAAATGCTAGTCATGACAAGTAATGACTTGGAAGGCTCTATACCATTGAATGTATTCAACATTTCCTCATTGGAAGTTATTGATTTATCAAACAATAGCCTTTCAGGGACTCTCCCACAAAGCCTTTGCTTTAATCTTCGAACACTTGGAGAGCTCTCCCTAGATACAAACAATTTACATGGCCATCTACCCACCAGTTTATCGGGATGTTCAGCACTTCAAACTTTGTCACTTTTTGAAAATGAATTTAGTGGATCCATACCCAGAGAAATAGGAAATCTTACTCTTCTCAAAACTCTGTTTCTCATGGGCAATAATTTGACAG GTGTAATACCAGCGGAAATGAAGAACCTCCACAAATTAGAGCTGTTTTTATTAAGTTATAACATGTTAACCGGTCCCattccttcaggaattttcaatAATTCATTTCTAAAAATGATTGATCTTACTGGAAACCACATCACTGGCAATCTTCCATCAACCATAGGATATGGATTGCCCAATATTCAGAGGATTCATCTTGTCCAAAACAATATGGATGGAGTTATACCTAGTTCCATCTCAAATTGTTCTGGACTTACTCATCTGGATATTCAACGAAATGAGTTTCGAGGTATAATTCCAGACTCTCTTGGTAATTTAAGATTACTGGAATGTCTTGGCCTAGCTGGAAACAATTTCCAAGCTGATTTGTCGTTGAGTTTCATCACCTCCTTGACAAATTGTAGATACTTAACAGACTTGTGGATAAGCCAGAATCCGTTAAATGGAATTCTTCCATCTTCTATTGGAAATGTTTCCAGCACTCTAAGAGTTTTCCATGCTTCTAACTGCAAACTGAAGGGAAGAATTCCAAAAGAAATTGGAAACTTGAGCCAATTAATTAAGTTAGACTTAATGGGTAATGACTTAATTGGTTTAATTCCATCAACAATAAGAGGGTTGAAGCAACTTCAGGGATTAAGATTACAGGGAAATAAGATTGAGGGATCCATTTCAGAGGGTCTTTGTGAAATGCAAAACTTGGCGTATTTGCACTTGGGCCAAAATTTTCTTAGGGGGCCAATTCCAGAATGCCTTGGGAGTGTTACTTCATTGAGGAGTATCTTTCTAGGTTCTAATGGATTAACATCAACAATACCTACAAATATTTGGAACCTCAAAGACCTCTTAGAGCTTAATGTGTCATCAAATCACTTGAACGGGTTGTTGCCCCTGGAGATGGGGAACTTACAAGCTATAACGGTTTTGGAACTGTCGAACAATGATTTCACGGGAGAAATCCCTGACTTTGCAGGAGGATTGCTGGCCTTAACCACTCTTTCCTTAGCAAATAATAAATTTGAAGGACCGATTCCTGAACCAATGGGTAGAATGTTGAGCTTGGTACTGCTAGATCTTTCTCATAACAGGCTCTCTAAGGAAATCCCCAAAAGCTTTGAGACACTCAAGTACCTCAAGTATTTCAATGTGTCTTTCAATGAGTTAAGTGGAGAAATCCCAACTAGTGGCCCATTCAGAAACTTCACGGGTCAATCCTTCTTGTTTAACGCTGCATTATGCGGTGATCCTAGGTTCAACGTTACGTCTTGTACGACCAGTGGAGCAAAAAGGAAGAGAATTATTGTAGCTGTATGTGCATCAATGGGAATGGCGTTGATGGTTATTCTGCTGACCCTAGCATATTTGCTAGTTAAATTGCGAGATAGAAATAAGCTTCCACGCCAAAAAGATATAGAATTAGAGATATCCAGAAGATTATCGTACTTTGAACTGGTAAAAGCTACTGGTGGATTTAGCCAATGCAATTTGATTGGCTCTGGGAGCTACAGTTCTGTATACAAAGGAGTTCTTGCCAACGGAATGATTTTAGCTGTTAAAGTTTTCAAATTACAGTTAGAAGGCACTTTCAGTAGCTTCTACACAGAATGTGAAGTACTACGTAGCCTCAGACATCGAAATCTCACTAAAGTCATCAGTAGTTGTTCTAACCCTGATTTTAAGGCGTTGGTGCTTGAATACATGTCCAATGGGAGCCTTGAAGAATGGTTGCATTCAAATGACAATTTCCTAAATGGCATTCAGAGATTGGATATTATGATAGATGTTGCGAATGCATTAGAGTATCTCCATCATGGCTACTCCACTCCCGTGGTCCACTGTGATATTAAACCTAGTAACGTCTTACTAGATGAGGATATGACTGCCCATGTGACCGACTTTGGAGTGTCAAAATTACTAAGCGAAGGAGAGAGCATTTCTCATACAAAGACCCTGGCAACTTTAGGTTACATTGCACCAG AGTATGGACTACAAGGAGTGGTATCAACGAAATCTGATATCTATAGCTTTGGAATATTGTTGATGGAAACTTTCACAAGGAGGAGGCCAAGCAGCGACATGTTTTCTGGAGACTTGACTCTAAAGTACTGGATACGTGGTTCAATGCCCAATGACCTAATTAAGGTCATCGATCCTAATTTGCTAAGCGAAGACGAAAAACATCTCATGGAGAAGCTAAAAGTGTTTTCATCTATCATGGAATTGGCTCTCCATTGCTGTGCAGAATCACCCAGTAAGAGAATCAACATGAAAGATGCTCGTGTGACTCTTGAAAAAGTCAAACTTCAGTTTATGCATGTTGGACAAGGACCTACCGAATGA